A window of the Thermodesulfovibrionia bacterium genome harbors these coding sequences:
- a CDS encoding GTP-binding protein translates to MAKAKFDRGKPHVNVGTIGHVDHGKTTLTAAITKYLAFSGGAVYRAYDSIDNAPEE, encoded by the coding sequence ATGGCAAAGGCGAAATTTGACAGAGGAAAGCCGCACGTTAACGTAGGAACAATAGGGCATGTTGACCATGGGAAGACCACATTAACGGCAGCTATAACAAAATATCTGGCATTCAGCGGCGGAGCAGTATACCGTGCATATGATTCGATAGACAACGCCCCTGAAGAG